In Phycisphaerae bacterium, the genomic stretch GGTGCGGACCGTCCGTTTCAGTCTCGTCGTGCCGCGCATCATTCGGCTCCTGTTCTACGACCGCCTTCCCAGGCGCGGAGTGAAGTTCAACCGCCGCAACATCTTCGCTCGCGACAACAACTGCTGCCAGTACTGCGGCCGAAAGTACCCGACCTCCGAGCTGAGTCTTGATCATGTCATCCCGCGCAGCCAGGGCGGAACCACCACCTGGGAAAACGTCGTCTGCGCCTGTCTCAAGTGCAATATTCAGAAAGGCGGCCGGACCCCCGAGCAGGCCCACCTCAAGCTGATCGCCAAGCCGAC encodes the following:
- a CDS encoding HNH endonuclease, whose amino-acid sequence is MPIRVTTAKRAFSLLYRNLAEVVHVEEDQYLSYDFESWREVSELKQRFEPERHDWVRTVRFSLVVPRIIRLLFYDRLPRRGVKFNRRNIFARDNNCCQYCGRKYPTSELSLDHVIPRSQGGTTTWENVVCACLKCNIQKGGRTPEQAHLKLIAKPTKPRRSPVLNLKLSHDKYRSWKQFLDHAYWNVELK